Proteins encoded within one genomic window of Dromaius novaehollandiae isolate bDroNov1 chromosome 7, bDroNov1.hap1, whole genome shotgun sequence:
- the LOC135328940 gene encoding inositol 1,4,5-trisphosphate receptor-interacting protein-like 1 has product MLGIVLQPLKVSDHMDVAMEQCMQQRKEQEVELMTRLQQEFAEMMQEPQSGLFRRDVVFATWDLWQFGAFAGGLVLLFGLFWMATEQDFDECDSSSGLSSSSSEEEGEGEEQEAVGAVHWLSPEQQLDCPGRRALETFYQQHLWGPVQDVAHTCKVVEELAGNLLHACQMLSLTTFLPRLEWCIGVGSVFEGWSYHRQDTVYRLLVLLKPPPGHSFRLKLGTGGELPARHGHVHVKLECMCEREQLLGDVLCFRHHSQIRVRRYQRPGLLHTLCTGFYLDVEKTARWFQLCVRNAWDVIAAEQNCQLTVLPSSHSCKLQLTCDSGRTMHTEIMLGVQQDNSGLFMGSQEAEAGLSSSTTWLESCALQELLFFRFMARQAPQGSCHLTCLQLLTYLLEDSVLSSVHLKTVAMHLLTLLPPSEWCPEHLLERLRDVLRYLHHCLEEKQLHHFLLGNERVPREVPLPAAFQTASPLNLFQRLAQQPDAHAQALREFTELQDRLRSLLD; this is encoded by the coding sequence ATGCTGGGCATTGTCCTGCAGCCGCTGAAGGTCAGTGACCACATGGATGTGGCCATGGAGCAGTGCATGCAGCAGcgcaaggagcaggaggtggagctGATGACTCGGCTGCAGCAGGAGTTTGCGGAGATGATGCAGGAGCCGCAGAGCGGACTTTTCAGGAGAGATGTGGTCTTCGCCACCTGGGACCTGTGGCAGTTTGGGGCCTTTGCTGGAGgccttgtgctgctctttgggCTCTTCTGGATGGCCACGGAGCAGGACTTTGATGagtgtgacagcagcagtggcctgagctcctccagcagcgaagaggagggggaaggcgaggagcaggaggctgtgggtgctgtgcacTGGCTCTCTCCTGAACAGCAGCTGGACTGCCCAGGCAGGAGGGCCCTAGAGACCTTCTACCAGCAGCACCTCTGGGGGCCAGTGCAGGACGTGGCCCACACATGCAAGGTGGTGGAAGAGCTGGCGGGCAACCTCCTCCATGCCTGCCAGATGCTCTCTTTGACAACTTTCCTGCCGCGGCTGGAATGGTGCATCGGTGTGGGCAGCGTTTTTGAAGGCTGGAGCTACCACAGGCAGGACACCGTCTACAGGCTGCTCGTGCTCCTGAAGCCACCACCCGGGCACTCCTTCCGCCTGAAGCTGGGCaccggcggggagctgccggcgaGGCATGGCCACGTCCATGTGAAGCTGGAGTGCATGTGCGAgagggagcagctgctgggggatgTGCTGTGCTTCCGGCACCACTCCCAGATCCGAGTGCGCAGGTATCAGCGCCCCGGGCTCCTACACACCCTGTGCACTGGCTTCTACCTGGATGTGGAGAAAACTGCCCGCTGGTTCCAGCTCTGTGTAAGAAATGCCTGGGACGTGATTGCTGCGGAACAAAACTGCCAGCTGAcagtgctgccttcctcccattCCTGCAAGCTCCAGCTCACATGTGACTCTGGGAGAACCATGCACACTGAGATAATGCTGGGGGTGCAGCAAGACAACTCGGGGCTCTTCAtgggcagccaggaggcagaggccggcctcagcagcagcacaacttggctggagagctgtgccctgcaagagctgctgttcttcagattcatggccaggcaggccccccagggcagctgccacCTAACGTGTCTGCAGCTCCTCACCTACCTCCTGGAGGACTCGGTGCTTTCCTCTGTCCACCTGAAAACAGTCGCCATGCACCTCCTGACACTGCTTCCCCCATCAGAGTGGTGCCCGGAGCATCTCCTGGAGCGGCTGAGGGATGTCCTGCGCTACCTGCACCactgcctggaggagaaacagcttCACCACTTCCTCCTAGGCAACGAGAGGGTGCCCAGGGAGGTCCCCCTGCCAGCGGCCTTCCAAACGGCCAGCCCGCTCAACCTCTTCCAGCGCCTGGCACAGCAGCCCGACGCCCACGCCCAGGCGCTGCGCGAGTTCACCGAGCTGCAGGATCGGCTCAGGAGCCTGTTAGACTGA